AGGTCGGGGCGCTGCAGCGCCAGCTTGTTGGCCGGGAAGGAGCCCGAGGTCGAGAGCTGGACGCCGCCGGCCGGGTGGCGCCAGGCGCCCACCAGGGCCGGCAGGCAGGCGATGTTGCGCACCGCCATGCCGCCGCCGCGCACGCGCTGCAGGCCGTAGTTCATGCGGATCGCCACCGGCTCGCCGCGCATCGCGGCCTGGCCGTATTCGCGCGCCAGGTCGAGCACTTCCTCGGCCGTGATGCCGCAGGTTTCGGCGGTGCGCTCCGGCGTCCATTCGGCCACGCGGTCCTTCAGCTGGGCGAAGCCGAGCGTGTGGCGGGCGATGTAATCGTGGTCCAGCAGGTTTTCCTTGACCAGCACATGCATCATGCCCAGCGCCAGCGCGCTGTCCGTGCCCGGCATGACGGCAATGTGCTGATGGCACTTCTCGGCCGTCAGCGAGCGGTAGGGGTCGATCGCGATCAGCTTTGCGCCGCGGCGCTTGGCTTCCTGCACGCGCATCCAGAAATGCAGGTTCGAGGCGATCGGATTGCCGCCCCAGATCAGGATCAGCTTCGCGTCCTGGAACTGTTCGATGTCGGTGCCGATCGACGCGCCGATCGTGTATTTGTAGCCGGTGAAGCCGGCCGTCGCGCACACCGTGCGGTCGAGGAAGGAAGCGCCCAGCTTGTTGAAGAAGCGCATGGCCATCGCCTCGCCCTGCACCAGGCCCATGGTGCCGCAATAGCTGTAGGGCAGGATGGCCTGCGGATCGCGTTCGGCGATCGGGGTCAATCGCGCCGCGATCTCTTCGAGGGCCTGTTCCCAGCTGATGGGCTCGAACTTCCCTTCCCCCTTCCGGCCGACCCGGCGCATGGGCGTCAACAGGCGGTCCGGATGATAGGTGCGCTCGACGTAGCGAGAGACCTTGGTGCACAGCACCCCGGCCGTCGTCGGATGATCCGGATCGCCCTTGACCTCCGTCGCGACGCCGTCCTCCACGGTGACGAGGATGGCGCAGGTATCGGGGCAGTCATGCGGGCAGGTCGCCCTGACGAGGGTCTTGGTCATCGAATCAGATCCGGGAAAAACGTCGAGAAACCAATAGTTTAGACGATTCCAGCGGCCCTGGCGCCAGTACTGGCAATGGCTGCGGCGGAAGGGCTACAATAGTTGAAAACATATATAGGGAGAATGGTATGAGACTTGTCGAACCTATCCTCGCGCACCAGGCCGAACTCGAAACGATCCGCCGCGACATCCATGCGCACCCCGAACTCTGCTACGAAGAACAGCGCACCAGCGACGTGGTGGCCAAGCGCCTGAGCGACTGGGGCATCCCGGTCGTGCGTGGCCTCGGCATCACCGGCGTGGTCGGCATCATCAAGAACGGCACGTCCGAGCGCGCGATCGGCTTGCGCGCCGACATGGATGCGCTGCCGATGCAGGAACTCAACACATTTGAGCATGCGTCGCGCCACGCGGGCAAGATGCATGCTTGCGGCCATGACGGTCATACAACGATGCTGTTGGGCGCAGCCCACTATTTGTCGCAGAACCGCAACTTCGACGGCACCGTCTACCTGATTTTCCAGCCGGCCGAGGAAGGCGGCGCCGGCGCCCGCCGCATGATCGAAGATGGCCTGTTCGAACGCTTCCCGATGGATGCGGTGTACGGCCTGCATAACTGGCCGGGTATGGCGGCCGGCAAGTTCGGCGTGGTCGCCGGGCCGATGATGGCGTCCAGTAACGAGTTCCGCGTGGTCGTGAAGGGCAAG
This window of the Massilia sp. WG5 genome carries:
- a CDS encoding molybdopterin-dependent oxidoreductase, yielding MTKTLVRATCPHDCPDTCAILVTVEDGVATEVKGDPDHPTTAGVLCTKVSRYVERTYHPDRLLTPMRRVGRKGEGKFEPISWEQALEEIAARLTPIAERDPQAILPYSYCGTMGLVQGEAMAMRFFNKLGASFLDRTVCATAGFTGYKYTIGASIGTDIEQFQDAKLILIWGGNPIASNLHFWMRVQEAKRRGAKLIAIDPYRSLTAEKCHQHIAVMPGTDSALALGMMHVLVKENLLDHDYIARHTLGFAQLKDRVAEWTPERTAETCGITAEEVLDLAREYGQAAMRGEPVAIRMNYGLQRVRGGGMAVRNIACLPALVGAWRHPAGGVQLSTSGSFPANKLALQRPDLLRGRLPRTINMNTIGDDLLKEASPEFGPKIEAVIVYNANPVAIAPDSSRVARGFEREDLFTVVLEHFQTDTADYADILLPATTQLEHVDAHLAYGHLYMMANNAAIAPLGASKPNTEIFRLLAKAMGFDDPAFIETDDELASQAFNKQDVRAVHFDWESLKRSGWSKLNMPAAPFAEGGFPTPSGKCEFYSASMLADGLDPLPAYIANYESVASNPELAQKYPLAMISPPARNFLNSSFVNVQSLRATEGEPHLDIHPVDAASRGIEHGEMVRIFNDRGSFVARARVTPKARAGLVVGLSIWWKKLARDGKNANEVTSQRLTDMGRAPTFYDTLVQVERAS